One region of Vitis vinifera cultivar Pinot Noir 40024 chromosome 1, ASM3070453v1 genomic DNA includes:
- the LOC100266436 gene encoding protein BIG GRAIN 1-like E, whose amino-acid sequence MSVAALSEADKIYKKSFHRRNDSGELDVFEAARYFSGGNEIIGYNGAAFPQRMMMREERQGWRGGRISLDMPMRSSLPTQSSHAVEKQMKEKIKYKQPSSPGGRLASFLNSLFNQTNSKKKKSKSTAQSIKDEEESPGGRRKRRSSISHFRSSSTADSKSVYSSSSSGFRTPPPYANTPTKTYKDLRSYSDHRQVVSLPNYNNGNVKATGLRNEALDEKRIKELVWLDEKFKFSSGFSEKHKNFSNGLSEKDRIWVDEYPSEEKEFRKLDEIDAGAESDSSSDLFELQNYDLGCYSSGLPVYETTHMDSIKRGAPISNGPLPL is encoded by the coding sequence ATGTCTGTCGCAGCTCTTTCAGAGGCAGATAAAATTTACAAGAAGTCCTTCCACCGGAGGAATGATTCTGGCGAGCTTGATGTTTTTGAAGCTGCAAGGTATTTCTCCGGCGGCAATGAAATTATTGGGTACAATGGTGcagcttttcctcagaggatgatgaTGAGAGAAGAGAGGCAAGGTTGGAGAGGAGGAAGAATTAGCTTGGATATGCCGATGAGGAGCTCGCTACCGACACAGTCATCTCATGCTGTggaaaaacaaatgaaagagaagatCAAATACAAACAACCCAGCTCTCCTGGTGGCAGACTCGCTAGCTTCTTGAATTCTCTTTTCAATCAAACAAACTCcaagaagaagaaatcaaagTCCACAGCACAGTCGATCAAGGATGAAGAGGAGAGCCCGGGTGGGAGGAGGAAAAGGAGGAGCAGCATTAGCCATTTCCGGAGTTCCAGCACTGCTGATTCCAAGTCCGTGTATTCTTCCTCAAGTTCTGGCTTTAGAACTCCCCCTCCTTATGCAAATACTCCCACAAAGACCTACAAGGATCTCAGAAGCTATTCAGATCACAGGCAAGTGGTGTCTCTCCCAAACTACAACAACGGCAATGTAAAAGCTACTGGCTTACGAAACGAGGCCTTGGACGAGAAGAGAATCAAAGAGTTGGTTTGGCTGGACGAGAAATTCAAATTCAGCAGTGGGTTTTCAGAGAAACACAAAAATTTCAGCAACGGGCTTTCAGAGAAAGATAGGATTTGGGTTGATGAGTATCCATCAGAGGAGAAGGAATTCAGAAAGTTGGATGAGATTGATGCCGGTGCGGAGAGTGATTCAAGCTCTGATCTATTCGAGCTGCAGAACTATGACTTGGGTTGCTACTCAAGTGGCTTACCCGTATATGAGACCACCCACATGGACAGCATCAAGAGAGGAGCACCCATTTCCAATGGCCCCCTACCCCTATAA